The following is a genomic window from Campylobacter lari subsp. lari.
GGTGGCGGTAAAATGGTGGTTACTTTCGCAACTATTTCTGCTTTTATGAGCTCTGCTGGTAGTGGTATGAGTGCGGGTTCAGGGTATTCTGTAGGTAGCGGTAAAGATATGTCTGCATTATATGAAGGAAATCTTGCTTTTGTAACAGCGTTTTCTGTCGCATTTGGTTTTAGTGCAAAAGGTGATGGAACCTCTCAATTTGCTGCATTTATTGCTACAGGAACTCAAGGTCAAATAGCTGCCAAAGATCAACAAGCTGGAGTTACCACACTAAAAGGTGCTATGGCCGTTATGGATATAGCTGAAACTGCTATTACTAATCTTGATCAAATCAGAGCAGATTTAGGTGCGGTTCAAAATCAAATCACAGCTACACTAAATAACATTAGTGTAACTCAAGTAAATATTAAATCAGCTGAATCAAACATTAGAGATGTTGATTTTGCGGCTGAGAGTGCAAACTTTGCTAAGTATAACATCCTAGCTCAAAGTGGATCTTATGCTATGAGTCAAGCAAATGCTGTGCAACAAAATGTAATGAGATTATTACAATAGTCTAATTTCCCAAACGCCTTGAAAACAAGGCGTTTTTTCTTTTTATTTTTGGAATACTTTTTGCTTTAAATCTTTTCAAGCAATTTATTGAAAGGATTTAAAATGGGTTTTAGAATAAACACCAATATAGGCGCAATGAATGCGCATGCAAATTCAACTATCACTGCAAGAGAGTTAGATAAATCTCTATCTAGACTTAGTTCAGGTCTTAGAATCAACTCAGCTGCAGATGATGCTTCTGGTATGGCTATTGCAGATAGCTTAAGATCTCAAGCAGCAACTCTAGGTCAAGCAATTAACAATGGTAATGATGCTATAGGTATTTTACAAACAGCTGATAAAGCTATGGATGAGCAACTTAAAATTTTAGATACTATCAAAGTAAAAGCAACTCAAGCTGCTCAAGATGGACAAAGCACTAAGACAAGAAACATGCTTCAAGCTGATATTAACCGTTTGATGGAAGAACTTGATAATATCGCAAACACTACAGCTTTTAATGGTAAGCAACTTTTAAGCGGTGGTTTTACAAATCAAGAATTTCAAATCGGCGCTCAATCAAATCAAACTATAAAAGCTAGCATAGGACCAACCCAATCAAGTAAAATCGGTGTTACTAGATTTGAAACAGGTTCTATGTCTCATAGTAGCGGTGTAGCTCAACTAACTATTAAAAACTACAATGGTGTGGATGATTTTAAATTCCAACCTGTAGTAATCTCATCATCAGTAGGTACTGGTATGGGTGCCTTAGCTGAAGAGATTAACAGAGTAGCTGATGTAACTGGAGTAAGAGCAAGTTTTTTAGTTGAAACCACTGGTGTTGGCCCTATAAAAGCCGGGGTTACAAGCGATGATTTTGCTATTAATGGGGTTAAAATAGGTAGAATAGAATATCAAGATAGTGATCAAAATGGAGCCTTGATAGCTGCTATAAACTCAGTTAAAGACAGCACTGGGATCGAAGCTTCAAGAGATGCTAATGGTAGATTAGTGCTTAATTCAAGAGATGGTAGAGGTATAGAAATAACTGGAGATATGGGACCTGGTTCTGGTGTTTTAAAAGATGATTATAAAAACTTTGGTCGCTTATCATTAGTAAAAAATGATGGTAAAGATATATTAATATCAGGATCTAATCTTTCTACTATAGGTATGGGCACAGCTGATATGATATCTCAAGCTTCTGTATCTTTAAGAGAATCAAAAGGCAGGATAGACACTCATGTAGCCGATGCTATGGGCTTTAATGCTTACAAAGGTGGCGGTAAAATGGTGGTTACTTTCGCAACTATTTCTGCTTTTATGAGCTCTACTGGTAGTGGTATGAGTGCGGGTTCAGGGTATTCTGTAGGTAGTGGTAAAGATATGTCTGCATTATATGAAGGAAATCTTGCTTTTGTAACAGCATTTTCTGTCGCATTTGGTTTTAGTGCAAAAGGTGATGGATCTTCTCAATTTGCTGCATTTATTGCTACAGGAACTCAAGGTCAAATAGCTGCTAGAGATCAAGCTCCAGGTGTTACTACGCTTAAAGGTGCTATGGCTATGATGGATATAGTTGAAACTGCTACAGCAAATCTTGATGCTATCAGAGCTGACATTGGTGCTGTGCAAAATCAAATCACAGCTACACTTAATAACATTAGTGTTACTCAAGTAAATATTAAATCAGCCGAATCTACTATCAGAGATGTAGACTTTGCAGCAGAAAGTGCGAATTTTTCTAAGTATAACATCCTAGCTCAAAGTGGATCTTATGCTATGAGCCAAGCAAATGCTGTGCAACAAAATGTTCTAAAACTTTTACAATAAATCCAAAGGTAAGGAATTTTCCTTACCTTATATTAATTTTCTTTTTTCTAAGATATCTTGCAAAGGCATGATGGCTATTTTTAACGCTTTTTCTTGAATATTTACAAGTTCGCTGATATCTTCTATCCAAGTTTTATGAGCTTCTATCCAAGCTACTAATTTATTTTGTTTGTCACTTTCATTATGCATAGCATGAACATAAATTTTAGAAAATGTGCTTTCAAGATGAAATAAAGAAGGAGTTATTGCTTCTTGCATAAATATAAATTTATTACTTTCTATTTGTCGTTTTAAATCATCAATTTGAGTATTTAGCTCATTAAGAGTATAGCGAATTTTACTTTTTTGATTTAATGCCTTATGTAATTTTTTACATTCTTTTAAAAATTTTTGACTATTTTTTATATGTTCTTTTATACGCTTATAAGCTTGTAGCATTAATTTTTCGCGTTGATCTTTTTTTAAAGGGTGTAATTTTGCAAAAGGTTTTTTTATATCTTGTGTGAGTAATTTTTCACAAAGTTCCTTAAAAGGCTTTTCTATAGCTCCTTCTATTCTAGCCCCACCTTCTGTTGCATTATAAAATTTAACATTTTTTTCTTTACTTATTAAATTTTCAAATATTTGCTTAAATAAAACCCAAATTTTAGAGCTTTGAACTACACCTTTGCCTCCATAAGCCAATATTTCATTTTTACCTTTATCTTTTTCATATTCATTAAACTTATCTCCATAGACAAAGCCTTCGCTATGAGATTTCCCATCATCACTATAGGCTAAATCTTGCCCTATTATGATAATATTTTCATGACCAAGTAAAATTGCTAATTCTGCATTCATATGTGCCACACTCATCCCACATTGCATATAACCAAACTCATGAAGCCCTAAAGAATAAGCAAAAGGATAAGCTCTTGAAACCAAGATATAATTTCTTTTGTTTTTTTCTAAAAATTTAATAGCATCTTTATAAACTAATGATACAAGGATAAAAGTAATATCTTTATCAAAATCTTTAAAATCGTTATCAAAACATTTCGTAACTGTTTTAGTTCTTTCAAGCATACAAACATAATCAGGTTTGATGCCTTCTTTGGCAAGTACAGCATAAGCACTATCTACGCAAAATATAGTTGCTTTATTAGCATATTTTTTTAGCAAAGGAAGTTGTTTTTTTAAAGATGGTCCAGTAGCAACCAAAATGGCGGTCTTGCTTTTGTTGGTTCTTTTTTTCTTTAATTCATTAAAACTTGGATGATTGATCATTTTTGGTAAATTTAATACAAATTGTTCAATCCCTTGTAAAGCATCTATAGGATCATTGCCTTTTCTTAAAGCCAAACTTCTAATGGCTTGGATGTTTAGTGTGTTTATATAGTTTATATCTTTTTTTTGTTCTTCATAAAATTTTGAATGAATATGTAAATTATATGTTTTTAAAAATAAATTTAAAAATGAACATAGAAAATCAGCTTTAGCATAATTCATTTCTTCATTATGGATTATGATAAATCTTCCGCTACCAAGCTCATCATAAAAATCTATCATATTTAAGGCCAAAAAGATAAGCTCAATATCTTTTTCATAAACTATGATTTTTTTATGTTCTTTATTTGCTAATAAGCTTTTGTATAAAATTCCATTTCCAAGTCCATAAAAAAATAAAACAGGATATCTTGCATAATCATTTTGAAAAAGCTTTAAATTCTCTTGTAATTCTAATAAAGGATTTTCATATATTTTTTTCGTGCTTTGAAAAATGACATTGCAATTTAGCGGATCTTTATCAATAATATAAGTAAAATCTTTTAATTGCTTTATTTTTTGAAGCTTTTTTCTTAAATTATCATACTGCTCGCCTTTTAAGGCTTTGAGATTTTTTTTGAAAATTTCAGTTTTCATATATTATCCTTGTTTTTATTTAAATTCTCACTAATAGTTTCATTGTATTTTTTTAAATATAAAATTATTTCTTGAAAAAATTCAATTTGGCTTTGCAAAAAAACATTTTCGTCTTTTTCTTTTTCAACTTTATATTTTAAAACATCACATTCATTTTGAAAGTGTCTTGCCTGTAATATATCGGAAAAAAAATCACTTTTTGGAATTTTTATCCTAAGCCTTTCTAATTTTGTTAAATTTTTTTCTTTAATAGCTTTTTTGATCTCATTAATAAATATCTCACTTTGCTTTGTTTGTTTGATAAGCTTTTCTTTGCATTGTTTGATTTTTTTTTGTGGATTTTTTGGTTTTGTTAAGGTGATGTTTTTGTCAATTTTTTCTTTTAACATTTCTTCGCAAAGCTCTTTAAATGGCTTTTCTATGGTTCCTTCTATCCTAGCTCCACCTTCTGTTGCATTATAAGTAGTGATTTTTAAAATATTTTTTGCCAAAGCTATATCTTTTTCAAAACTTTTTAAAAATAAATACCATGTAAGCTGAGTATTTACCACACCTTTTCCACCATATGCAGTAATTTGCTTATAAATTACTTCTTCATCGCCTTGATCTCCGTATATATGCTCTTTTGGATGTGATTTTCCATCATCACTATAGGCTAAATCTTGTCCTATTAAAATAATATTTTCAAATCTTAAAGCTCCAGCTAATTCATATGCCATATTAGCCACGCTCATGCCATTTCCCAAAAACCCATATTCTTTTAAGCCAAGCTTGCTTTCAAAAAACAATGGTCTTAAAACAAGCATGTATTTTCTATCATTTTTTTCTAAATACTCTATAGTTTTAGGATGAGTTAGTGAAGAGATTATAAATAAGATATTTTCATCAAATTTGCCAAAGTCATTATTAAAAAATTCACTAGTCATCTCTTCTCTTTCTAAGGAAAAAACATAATCAGGTTTAATCCCTTCTTTGGCTAATATAGGATAAGAGCTATCAGCGCTAAAAATCACTACATTTTCTTGATATTGTTTTAATAATGGAAGTTGTTTGATTAAAGAAGGGCCTGTGGAGACTATAATGGCATTTTTGTATTTTTGTTTTTTTTCTTTTAAAAAGGTTTGAAAAGGAGTGTGAGTGATGATTTTTTCTAGACTAATTACATTATGTTTTATACCAATTAAAGCATCTTTTGGATCATTTCCCCTACTTAAAACCATAGTTTTAATGATATTTACTAAATTTTGAACCAAAATATTTGCTTTTTCCATATAAAAATTTGCATAAAATTCATCATAAAAATGAAAATTAAATATTTTAGCACTGTATTTGATGTGTTGATAATTAAATAAAACTTTTAATTGGGCTGTGTTGATATTTGGAGTAAAAAATAAAATCAATTTTTCCTTTCTTAAAAATGCGGAAAAATCATTTAAATGAAAAGCTAGATATAAAATTTCTAATTCTTCTTCAAAGATTACGATATGCTTTAAGTGATGATTTTTAAAAAGTTTTATAAAAAATTTTCCATCGCCAAAGCCGTAAAAAAACAATACTGGATATAATTCAAATTTTTCAAAGTCAAAAGAGTGATTTTCGTCTAAGAATACTTGATTGTATGTATCAAAAATTTTGTTCTCTATAAGTTGAAATCTTTGAGTGTTAGTCAGTTTTCTTAATTCATAAGCTAAAATTTGATCTACTTCAAATAAGGCTTGAGTGTTTTTTAAAAATAATTCTTTATTCATATTTTTCCTATGGGATTTAGTCTTGATATAATTTTTTATTTTGAATTTTATGAATATATTTTTGTATATTATTTTCTATTAAAATATTTTCAAATCTTAAAAAGTTTTTTTCTATAACTTCTTTTAAAATTTGAATATGATTTTCTATAAGCACAAACCATTCTAAATGCTCTTTTATCCATAATAATTTTTTATTATAAGCATCTTCTTGAGTTTTTGGATGCAATACATAAATTTTTGCTAGATTTAGCTCAAATTGTGTTAATAAAGGATTAATAAATTCTCGTGTGATTGTAATTTTGTCTATTTGATTTTTAAAGATATCAATTTCTTGGATTATTTTAGAAAAATTATTTTCATCATTAATTAAAAAATGTATTTTATTAATTAACGATGATGATTTTAAAATTAAGCTTTCACAAATTTTACCAGCTTGGTGTAGTTTGTAAAAAGATTTCAATAATAATTCTATCTTTTTTTCTTTGTTTGTTTCATCAAGCTTGGCAAAATTCTTTAAAGCTTCTTTTGCTAATAATTCTTCACAAAGTTCTTTAAAAGGCTTTTCTACAGCTCCTTTTATCCTAGCTCCACCTTCTGTGGCATTATAAGTAGTGATATTAAAACTATCTTTTGCTAAAATAATTTCTTTTTCTAATTCTAATCTAAACATATCCCATACTTTATGGGTTTTCACTTGCTCTTTTCCACCATATGCTAAAGTATTTATATGAATCCTGCGATATGTATCACAAGTGCTAGAATAATGATAATCTTTAGGATGAGAACTACCATCTTTAGCATAAGCAAGATCTTGTCCTATAAAAATTATATTTTCATGTTTAAGAAGAATTGCTATAAAATAAGCCATATTTGCTACGCTTGGACAACCGCTTATATAGCCATTAGATTTTAAATTAAGAAATTTTACAAAAGATAATAATCTTTGAGTTATAATAAATTTTCTATTATTTTGTTTTAAATATTTTATTGTATTTGGATGTACTACATTCATCAATATAAATAAAATATTCTCATCAAAATCCCCAAAATCATTATTAAAAAACTCACTTGTTTTTTCTAATCTTTCTAAAGAAAAAACATAATCAGGCTTAATTCCTTCTTTAGCTAATATAGGATAAGAACCATCAGCACAAAATATACTAGCATGATTTGCATATTGTTTTAAAAGTGGAAGTTGTTTGGTTAAAGAAGGGCCAGTGGAGACTATAATAGCATTTTTGTATACTTTTTCTCTTTTTAAAATCAATTCATTAAAACTTAAATTTGAAATCAAATCAGGTAAATTGTAAAGATAATTTTCTATGCCTATTAAGGCATCTTTTGAATCGTTACCATGACCTAATATAATTTGTTTTATGTGTTTTTGCATGTTTTCATTAGTATTTAAAATTTCATCATGATATTTTTCATAATAATCACAATGAATATCTAAAAAATATACTCTTAAAAAATGAAAAAAAGGATCATTGCTACATAAAATTTGAAAATCAAGCTCATTTAGCTCTTTTATATCTAATATAATTAAAGCATCATCATTTAATTCTTTGCTAAAATCAACAAAATGAAAACTTAAATAAATAAATTCAAGCTCGCATTCAAAAACAACAATTTTTTGATGATTTTTATTTTGTAAAAGAGCTTTGTATAAAATTCCATTTCCAAAGCCAAAAAAATAAAATACAGGGTATAGAAAATATTTATCATTATATAAATTTAATTTTTCATTTAATTGCGCTAAAGAATTTTCATAAAGCTTGCTTTTTGTGATTTTATCATTACTTATAAAATTTATATCCAAAGGATCAGAGCCAATGCTAACTTTAAATTTATTTGCTTTTAGATTTTTTAATTTATTTTTTAAATTTTCATTTTTTAAAGAATTAAGATTTTTATTAAATAACTTTTTGTCCACAATTTACTCCATAAAATCTTCTTTTTTTAATGCTTGTCCAAATTTTATATCATGATTTGCTTTTTTACCAAGTATAAGAGATAAAAATTTAGGATGCAAGCCTAAATTTGGCCTTATGCTTTTTACATTTTCTAATGTAAAAATTTCTCCTTTTTTGATATCTTTGTTTGCATATAAACTTCTTGCAAAATGGCGATTTTTTAAGGTTTTTTTATCCATTGCTAAATTAGCCCCACCCAATGCTTGCTCGCTTAAGCGCACCATAGAACACATTTGTTTAAATTCTTCATAATCAAGACTAAATTTAGCATCAGCGCTATTTAAAGCTTTATCTAATATGAAATGTTTTTCTATTACTCTAGCGCCAAGTGCTATTGCTAAAGCAGGAGCTAAAAATCCCTCGCTATGATCACTTAAGCCAATTATAGTTTTAAATTTTTCTTGCAAAGTTTTAATAGCATTTAGATTTAAATCACAAATTTGTGAAGGATAGGCTGAAGTGCATTTTAGCAAAATTAAATTTGGGTTGTTTTCTTCTTTAAAAATCTTAACAACTTCTTCAATTTCTTCCATAAATGCAATGCCTGTAGAAACCAAAGTGGGTTTTTGCTCTTTTGCAACATAACGCACAAAATCATAATCATTTATTTCAAAAGAAGCGATTTTGTAAGCTGGTGGGTTAAATTGTCTTAAAAAATTCACATCTTCTTTAGAAAAAGGACTAGAAAAGCAAATCAAACCTTCGTTTTTAGCGCACTCAAATAAGCTCTCATGCCACTCGTATGGAGTTTTAGCTTCTTCATATAGCTCATATAATTTTCTACCATGCCACAATCCACCTTCAATGATAAAATCTTTTTTATCACAATTTAAAGTCAAACTATCTGGGGTGTAGGTTTGAATTTTTATAGCATCAGCCCCTGCTTTTTTGGCTGCTTGTATAGTTTTTAGAGCTGTTTGAAGATCATTTGCATGATTTGCTGAAAGTTCTGCGATGATAAAAACTTTTTTATTTAAATCAAAATTTTCTATAAACACTATATGCCTTAAAATTATAATATTTTATATATTTTATAATGAAATTATTAATTATGATTAAAGGTTTATTTAGTAAAATAAATTTATTATAAGTTTATTAAGGAAAAACTATGACTAAAACACTTGAGTATTCGATTTATCATTTTTTTGAACATATTCTAAAATTAAAAATTTCACCAAAAAGCGTGATTAGAGGTGAACTTTATGGGGCTTCTATACCTTTGTATTTTAAGGATGAGGAATATAGTTTTTATTTGTTTTTTCAAAAACAAGCATTAAATGAAATTGCACAATTTTTATTACATGAAGAATTAAAAGAAGATGGATTGGCAGATTTAGTTAAAGAAGTGGCTAATCAAATCATAGGCTATGCGAAAAAATTACTTAATGATACTAATGGAAAAGATGAATATCGTTTAGGAGTTCCTGAGTATTTAGGGCGTATTGAAGGATTTTCAAAAATTAAACTCAAAGAAAAATTTACTTATGAAGTAAAAAATGCTTCCTTTAGGATAGGTTATAAAAAAATATGATAGAAGATCATTTAGGATTATTGCAATCTTATGAAGATATTTTAGATATTAGCGTTGACTTTGTTAGTGAGCTTGGCACGACTAATATGAGTGTGAGAGAACTCTTAAAGCTAGAAGTTGGTTCTGTTATTGATCTTGAAAAGCCAGCTGGTGAAAGTGTGGAGCTTTATCTAAATAAAAGAATTTTTGGAAAAGGCGAGGTGATGGTGTATGAAAAAAACCTTGCCATAAGGATTAATGAGATTTTAGATTCTAAATCAGTATTGCAGTATTTTAAAAAAGAATTGCAATGAAATTTATTTTGATTTTACTACTTGCTTTGCCTCTTTTTGGGGCAAAAATTCTTGATTATAATATCTATCCTAGAGAAGATAGAGTGGATATTACTTTTTCATTTGATATTCCCTATAAAGAGGGTATTAGTCAGAAGAGAAAAGGTGATATTATTATCTTTACATTAAATGCTCAAAGCGTTAAAGAAGAAGATAAAACATTAAATTCTAGCATTATTAAAAAAATAAAAATTTTTTCAGAAGACAAAAAAACTTTTATAGCCTTAAGTGTTGGCGATAAGATACAAATTAATGCAGATACGATTGGTGAATACGGATTGAGATTGCGCGCTCAAAAAGAAGGTGTAAATTTAACAACTAAAAAAGCTTTGGAAGAAAAAAATGAGGAGATAAAAATGCAAGAGTATGATTTTACAAATTATATTTTAGTTGTAAGTGTTTTGATACTTTTGCTTGTTGGGCTTTGGTTTTTAAAAATGTATTTAAGGCAAAAACATCCTTTAGATAGAAATTTTACTTTGATTTTTCAAAGACCACTTGATAGACACAACCAACTTGTAGTCTTTGAGTATGGCTTAAAACGCTATACTATGATCGTAGGAAATTCTAATGTGGTATTAGAAACGAGTGAAGCTATGATGAAAAATGAGGAGCAAAATAAAACACCTCAAAAACCAAAAGAAAAAGACTTTGATTCTTATTTTGAAGAAAATAAACAAAGATTGCAAAATTTACTTTTAAAACAAAATACTTAATTAGATTGATTAAAAGCTAAAACAATAAGTTTTGGCTTTGAAATTTTTTTGATTTCTTCTTTTGAGAAATAAATTTGTTTTTTTGTTGAATAAATATACAAGGTATGATTTTTTAATGTAAAATCAAGATTTTCATCGCTATCTTTGGCAAGTTTTTTTGCTAGTGCTAGAATAAAATTAAGCCAAGCTAATATATGGTTATTTGGTAATAATTCTTTAATGTGTTCTATAGCAAGGGGATTTATTTTTTTACCATTGGCTTTTAAAAGAGTTGTGATAAGTAAAATTTCTTTGTGTGAAAAGCCAAAGTTTAAACCACTCATTGCCATATAGGCACTATGTTCATTAGCAAAATAAAAATTAATTTTTTCACCTATATGAGCTAGTTTAGCAGCGTTTAAAAGCTCTTTTTTAAAATTTGAATTTATTTTGTGAATAGGCAAAAGTACATCAAATAATTTATTTGCAAAATAAGCACTTTTATCTTTATAATCAACACCAAAGCGATCTTGTAAGGATTTTAAGCTTGGGTTGAAATTTGGTGGAAATTTGGCATTAAATTGCGAAAAGTCATTGGTGTCATTTTTTATTTTGGCGTATTTTTGAAAAAGATTAGATAAAAACACACCTTCTCTAACACCTACTGCAGAAGTGATGATATTTTTAGCTTTGAGTTTTTTAGCTAAGGCTAAAAATATGACACAACCTTCTTTTATGGTATCAAAACGATCTTTTTTGATATCAAAATCTATTAAATTTTTTGCATTTTGAATTTTTTCTATATAACTTTTCTCTTTTTCAAAATTGTAGCTGAAATTATGGATTATTTTTAAAGGATAGGAATTTTTTTTCATTATAGAATTTGACAATGCTCTTAAACTTCCACCTATGGCAATAATATTTTCGTTTTGAAAATGTTTTGGAACTTGCATTAAAGTTTCTTGTATGAATTGATCTAGGGCATTTAATCTTTTAGTGTCATAAAAAATTTCTTTTAATCTTACGGTTCCTAGATCAAGTGAAATACAATCTACAATTTTACCTTCTTTAATCAAGCAAAGCTCGGTTGATCCACCACCTATGTCTATGGTGGTGGCATTTTGAATATTTGATAGCAAATTTAATGCAGCAAGACCACCTAAAAATGACTCTGTTTTTCCATTAATGCATTTTATATTTAAACCCACATTTTTTGATATTCTAGCAATAAATTCTTTTGCATTAGGCGCATCTCTTAGTGCAGAAGTTCCAACAGCAATAATTTTCCTACATTTTTCTTTTACAGCTTTTTCTTTAAAATAAGCTAGCGCCTCTTCAGCCTTAAGCATGGCTTCTTCTTGGAGGATTTTGTTGTTATTATAAGCATTTTCTCCAAGCCTTACTTTCTTTTTGTGTTCACTGCAAATAAAAAAACCATATCTTGAAGTTCTTTCAAAAACAACCATACGAACGGAGTTAGAACCAAGATCAATTACCGCTGTTTTTTTAGCCATTAAATATCTTTATTTTTATGTTTTAAGCGAAGTTCGTCAATGCTTTCTACATTATCAGGATCAGGTATGATGCAATCTACCGGACAGGCCACTATACAGGCTGGTTCTGAAAATTCATTCACACATTCAGTGCAAAGATCAGGATCTATAACATAGATTGGATCATTATCATAAATTGCTTCATCTGGGCATTCTTCTCTGCATGCATCACAGGATATACATTCTCTAGTGATTAAAAGTGACATACT
Proteins encoded in this region:
- a CDS encoding flagellin A; amino-acid sequence: MGFRINTNIGAMNAHANSTITARELDKSLSRLSSGLRINSAADDASGMAIADSLRSQAATLGQAINNGNDAIGILQTADKAMDEQLKILDTIKVKATQAAQDGQSTKTRNMLQADINRLMEELDNIANTTAFNGKQLLSGGFTNQEFQIGAQSNQTIKASIGPTQSSKIGVTRFETGSMSHSSGVAQLTIKNYNGVDDFKFQPVVISSSVGTGMGALAEEINRVADVTGVRASFLVETTGVGPIKAGVTSDDFAINGVKIGRIEYQDSDQNGALIAAINSVKDSTGIEASRDANGRLVLNSRDGRGIEITGDMGPGSGVLKDDYKNFGRLSLVKNDGKDILISGSNLSTIGMGTADMISQASVSLRESKGRIDTHVADAMGFNAYKGGGKMVVTFATISAFMSSTGSGMSAGSGYSVGSGKDMSALYEGNLAFVTAFSVAFGFSAKGDGSSQFAAFIATGTQGQIAARDQAPGVTTLKGAMAMMDIVETATANLDAIRADIGAVQNQITATLNNISVTQVNIKSAESTIRDVDFAAESANFSKYNILAQSGSYAMSQANAVQQNVLKLLQ
- a CDS encoding motility associated factor glycosyltransferase family protein yields the protein MKTEIFKKNLKALKGEQYDNLRKKLQKIKQLKDFTYIIDKDPLNCNVIFQSTKKIYENPLLELQENLKLFQNDYARYPVLFFYGLGNGILYKSLLANKEHKKIIVYEKDIELIFLALNMIDFYDELGSGRFIIIHNEEMNYAKADFLCSFLNLFLKTYNLHIHSKFYEEQKKDINYINTLNIQAIRSLALRKGNDPIDALQGIEQFVLNLPKMINHPSFNELKKKRTNKSKTAILVATGPSLKKQLPLLKKYANKATIFCVDSAYAVLAKEGIKPDYVCMLERTKTVTKCFDNDFKDFDKDITFILVSLVYKDAIKFLEKNKRNYILVSRAYPFAYSLGLHEFGYMQCGMSVAHMNAELAILLGHENIIIIGQDLAYSDDGKSHSEGFVYGDKFNEYEKDKGKNEILAYGGKGVVQSSKIWVLFKQIFENLISKEKNVKFYNATEGGARIEGAIEKPFKELCEKLLTQDIKKPFAKLHPLKKDQREKLMLQAYKRIKEHIKNSQKFLKECKKLHKALNQKSKIRYTLNELNTQIDDLKRQIESNKFIFMQEAITPSLFHLESTFSKIYVHAMHNESDKQNKLVAWIEAHKTWIEDISELVNIQEKALKIAIMPLQDILEKRKLI
- a CDS encoding motility associated factor glycosyltransferase family protein — protein: MNKELFLKNTQALFEVDQILAYELRKLTNTQRFQLIENKIFDTYNQVFLDENHSFDFEKFELYPVLFFYGFGDGKFFIKLFKNHHLKHIVIFEEELEILYLAFHLNDFSAFLRKEKLILFFTPNINTAQLKVLFNYQHIKYSAKIFNFHFYDEFYANFYMEKANILVQNLVNIIKTMVLSRGNDPKDALIGIKHNVISLEKIITHTPFQTFLKEKKQKYKNAIIVSTGPSLIKQLPLLKQYQENVVIFSADSSYPILAKEGIKPDYVFSLEREEMTSEFFNNDFGKFDENILFIISSLTHPKTIEYLEKNDRKYMLVLRPLFFESKLGLKEYGFLGNGMSVANMAYELAGALRFENIILIGQDLAYSDDGKSHPKEHIYGDQGDEEVIYKQITAYGGKGVVNTQLTWYLFLKSFEKDIALAKNILKITTYNATEGGARIEGTIEKPFKELCEEMLKEKIDKNITLTKPKNPQKKIKQCKEKLIKQTKQSEIFINEIKKAIKEKNLTKLERLRIKIPKSDFFSDILQARHFQNECDVLKYKVEKEKDENVFLQSQIEFFQEIILYLKKYNETISENLNKNKDNI
- a CDS encoding motility associated factor glycosyltransferase family protein; this encodes MDKKLFNKNLNSLKNENLKNKLKNLKANKFKVSIGSDPLDINFISNDKITKSKLYENSLAQLNEKLNLYNDKYFLYPVFYFFGFGNGILYKALLQNKNHQKIVVFECELEFIYLSFHFVDFSKELNDDALIILDIKELNELDFQILCSNDPFFHFLRVYFLDIHCDYYEKYHDEILNTNENMQKHIKQIILGHGNDSKDALIGIENYLYNLPDLISNLSFNELILKREKVYKNAIIVSTGPSLTKQLPLLKQYANHASIFCADGSYPILAKEGIKPDYVFSLERLEKTSEFFNNDFGDFDENILFILMNVVHPNTIKYLKQNNRKFIITQRLLSFVKFLNLKSNGYISGCPSVANMAYFIAILLKHENIIFIGQDLAYAKDGSSHPKDYHYSSTCDTYRRIHINTLAYGGKEQVKTHKVWDMFRLELEKEIILAKDSFNITTYNATEGGARIKGAVEKPFKELCEELLAKEALKNFAKLDETNKEKKIELLLKSFYKLHQAGKICESLILKSSSLINKIHFLINDENNFSKIIQEIDIFKNQIDKITITREFINPLLTQFELNLAKIYVLHPKTQEDAYNKKLLWIKEHLEWFVLIENHIQILKEVIEKNFLRFENILIENNIQKYIHKIQNKKLYQD
- the pseI gene encoding pseudaminic acid synthase; translated protein: MFIENFDLNKKVFIIAELSANHANDLQTALKTIQAAKKAGADAIKIQTYTPDSLTLNCDKKDFIIEGGLWHGRKLYELYEEAKTPYEWHESLFECAKNEGLICFSSPFSKEDVNFLRQFNPPAYKIASFEINDYDFVRYVAKEQKPTLVSTGIAFMEEIEEVVKIFKEENNPNLILLKCTSAYPSQICDLNLNAIKTLQEKFKTIIGLSDHSEGFLAPALAIALGARVIEKHFILDKALNSADAKFSLDYEEFKQMCSMVRLSEQALGGANLAMDKKTLKNRHFARSLYANKDIKKGEIFTLENVKSIRPNLGLHPKFLSLILGKKANHDIKFGQALKKEDFME
- the fliN gene encoding flagellar motor switch protein FliN is translated as MIEDHLGLLQSYEDILDISVDFVSELGTTNMSVRELLKLEVGSVIDLEKPAGESVELYLNKRIFGKGEVMVYEKNLAIRINEILDSKSVLQYFKKELQ